The genome window GGCGCCGGCGGCGCAGCGCGACGCGCTGTGGCAGGCCGTTGCCGCCGCCGTGGACGACTGCCTGGGGGTGGCGCCGTTGTGGCTGAGCACGGCCGGCGACGGCGTGCCGTGGCTGCATATTCGCCTGGACAGTCGGCCCAAGTACTACCGGCACGTTCCCTATCGTCTCAGGCGCTGATGGGCCGGTGCGGTGCCAGGCCGCCGGTCCGTGGATCGGCGCCGCCCCGACCTTCACTACTTTGGTCGACAGGCCGTTTGTGGCAGCTTTGGAACCAATGACGGCGGCTGCGCGTGTAAAGACACGAGCCGCCGTTTCCGCGAGAGGAGACAAACATGCTGCGATGGACGACAACAATGGTTCCCGTATTGGCCTTGCTGGGCGCCTGTTCGGGCCAGGACGGTGTGGCCGAGCGCGCGGAGAACGAAGTCGGTGGGCAGGCGGCTGCTTCCGATGCGCAGCGCGTCTACATTGATCCGGAAACCGGTGAGATGGGCGTGCCGCCCGCGGATCGGGCGAAGTCGCGCAGCGACAATGATGGCGTCGCTGGCGCGCCGGCATACCAGCGCGAAGAGCGCCCGGACGGAACGGTGGTGCTGCGCCCCAAGCAGCCGGAGCGGCACATCATCGAGGCCGAGACCGACGACGACGGCGAGGTAACAGTGAAGGAGCGGGACCGGCATGCGCAGTAGCTGGGCCGTCCTCGCTGCTCTGTGCGTGCTACCGGCTGCGCAAGCGGCGGTCATCACAGTGCAGTCCAACGATCCACCGGGTGAAGGCTTCAACGACCCCACCGCGTTCACACCGGAGGGTGGTAACAACGCCAAAACGATCGGCGAGGCGCGTCGCAACGTCTTCCGGGCAGCGGCCGAGCAGTGGGGCGCCATCCTCGACAGCAGCGTCGAGATCGTGGTGGACGCGAGCTTCGCGCCTGCGCCGGACGATCAATGCTCGGTGAACGAAGGCACGCTCGGCGCTGCCGGTCCGGCGAAGTTCTTCGCGCGCTTTCGCGGCGCGCCGCGCACGGATACCTTCTATCCCGTGGCGCTGGCCAATGCCCTCGCCGGTCAGGATCTCGACCCGGTCGTTCCCGACATCGGCGCCAGCTTCAACGGCGCCGTCGACACCGATCCGGATTGCCTGCGCGGCCTGCGCTTCTATTACGGTTTCGATCATGCCGGTGGCAGAGGCACCATCGACTTCTACAACGTCGTCATGCACGAGTTGGCGCACGGCCTCGGCTTCTCGACCCTCATTGCCGACAATGGCGAGAACTCTGCGACGCCCGACTTCTATGTGCTGGACCGGCTGATCTTCGACAACAGCCAGGGCCGCTTCTGGGAAGCCATGAGCGATACGCAGCGCGCGGCTTCGGTGACCAACGAGCGCAATGTCGTCAACGTCGGCGACTTCGTGCGGGGCGGCGCCGTGTCGCAGGGGCTCGACAGCGGCAACGGCGCCGATGCCGCCGGCCGCCCGCTGATCTACTCGCCGAACTCCTTCGACGTCGGCTCATCCATCGCGCACTGGGACACCGAGGCTGAGCCCAGTCTGTTGATGGAGCCCTTCGCCACGGCCGATGTCCGTGCCAAGACCGGCGTCGACATGACGAGTTGTCTGCTGCAGGACCTGGGCTGGCAGCTGCAGGGCGGGGTCGGCTGCCCGGATTGGCACGCCGCCGACACGCCACCCGAGATCGCCCCGATTCCCGATCAGACGCTCAAGACCGGCGGCACGAGCGACCCGATCCTGCTGCAGGTGACCGACAACAGTCGCGTCACACCCGATGCCAGTCTCGCGCTGCAGGCCTTCTCCGACAATCAGGCCGCGGTGCCCGACAGCGGCATCGGATTCAGTGGCAGTGGCGGACAACGCGAACTCACACTCGAGGCCGGCTCGGAGGTCGGTAACGCCACGGTGACCGTGATCGTTTCCGATGGCACCTTCACCGCGCGCGAGCGCTTTGCGGTGGCCGTAACCGCGGATGGCGGCAATCGGCCGCCGGTGGCGCGCACCGACGTGCTGAAAACGCTGTCGACGCAAACGGTGACCGGCAACGTGCTTGCAGACAACGGCAACGGTGCCGATAGCGATCCGGACGGTGACGTCTTGCGCGTGTCGGCCGTCGATGGTTCGGCCGACAAGGTGGGCGTGGCATTCACCACCGAGGGTGGTGCCGAGCTGCGCATCGATGCCGACGGCGGCTTTCGCTACACGCCGGGTGGCGAGCTGGCCGAGCTGCAGCCCAGCCGGCAGGCTGCCGAGGCGGTTGACTACACGATTACGGACGATCGTGGCGGTTTCGGCACTGATGCGGTCAATTTCGTCGTGACCGGCGACCCCGGCACCGACCGCCACGGTGACGACCCCGAATCCGCCACGCGAATCGTTCTGGACGAGGCCCTTCGGCAGATCGACGGCGCGATCAACACGCGCGGCGACCGTGACTACTTCGTCTTCAGCCTGGGTGATCCGGCCGATGTGCTGCTGCGCACGACCGGGGACACCGACACCGTCGGCACGCTGCACGATGCCGGGGGCGAGGTCCTTGCGGAGAGTGACGACGTGCTTCGCGACGGCGAGACCGACGAAAACTTCCGCATCGCCCGGGGCCTGCCGGCTGGCAGCTACACGCTCGAGATCGGTGGCTTTGACGACCGTGCCACCGGCAATTACCTGCTCGAGGCCAGCGCCTCCCCGGAGCCGGCGAGTGATGCGGGCGATGCGGAAGATCCCGGCGACGGCGCGGCCGCTGGCGAGTCGGGTGGCAGCTCGGGTGGTGGCTTCGCCTGGCTACTGCTCGTGCCCCTGGGATTGGCTGCCGCCTTGCGTCGCTTCAACACGGGATCTGAGTCGGCGTGATCGCCTTGGCCTGATATATCCTGCCGATTGAGTCCTTGTCGGCCGCCGTTCGTCCCGTGGCGCTAGCGGGTGGTGTCGGCACCGCGCAGCATGAGTGTCGCGTCGTCACCAGCCTCCGGAGCCAAGCGTTGCCGCAGAGCGTTCCCCATCGTTTGAAGGCGTGGTTGTTCCCGCCGCTGCCCGATGAGGCGCGGTCCGCCTTCGCGCAGGACCAGCGCCAGATCGCGCGCCGTATCTTGATGGCCGCCGCAGCGCTGACCCTGCTGATGCTGCCGCTGTTGCAGGTGCTGGAGCAGGCAACAATGAACACGCTCACGGAGCTGTGGTGGCAGCGGCTGATGATTCGCGCTCCACTCTTGCTCATGGCGACCGCGGCGCTGGCCTTATACGCGTGGCGCCCGGAAGGCCGATGGCCGCGGCCGTTCGCCCTGCTCTTCGGCGCCGCGCTTGTTATGGGCGGGATGGCGATACTGGTGCTGCACGTAGCCGCGGGTTGCCCGGATATCCACTACATCGTCCACTCGCTGACGATGGCTTTTCCCGCCGTGGCGCTACTGGCGACGCGGGGTCTGCGCGATCTGCTACTGATCTATGTGTTGCCCTTGCTCGGCGTCGTGCTGCTGTGGTGGTGGCTGGGTTTGTGGCGGTCGGGCGAAATGAATGTGCTGATCTATCCCCTGCTGTCGATGGTGGTGGGCGCCGTGCTCGCGGATATGCTCCACCGCGCCAACCGACAGGCCTTTGCTGCGCGGCAGAAGCTGGAGCACAGCGCCACCACGGATGCGCTGACCGAGCTGCCCAACCGGCGCGCGGCCGATGCGTTGCTGGCCGTCGAACATGCCCGCTCGCTGCGCAGTGGCACGGGTTACGCGGCGATCATGGCGGATCTCGATCACTTCAAGCGCGTCAACGATACCCACGGGCACGACGTTGGAGACGAGATCCTCACTGCGGTGGCCGAGCGTCTGCGCGCCGCGGTGCGCACGGGCGATCACGTCGCGCGTTGGGGGGGTGAGGAATTCCTCGTGCTGCTGCCGGAGATTGGCGCTACGGGTGCCCGTGAGGTGGCCGAGAAGCTGCGCGCCAGCGTAGCCGAAGCCCCCTTTATGACAAGCGCCGGTGCTTTATCGATCACCATCAGCCTGGGAATCGCTCTGTGCGAGGGCGAGCCCGATGCCGCGGCGCTGGTTCAGCGGGCCGATACCGCGCTCTATCGCGCCAAGCAGGAGGGCCGTGATTGCGTAGTGTTGGCTGAGTCGCCGACTTGAGCAAGTCGACTGAATGCTTGCCCCTGTGGGGCAGCGTCTCCACTCTTCTGCCGTACACGAGAAGAAAGCCGACCCATGAGTTATCTGCATCTGGCGTACTTGCATTTGCTGACGGTCCTGCCGGCTTTCCTTATCGGCACTCTGGTGCTGCTGACGCGCAAGGGAACGCGGCGTCACCGGTACCTGGGCCGTGTATTCGCAGCCCTCATGGTGCTGACAGCGGCGATTACCCTTTTCATGCCATCGGCCGTCGGGCCGGCGCTCTGGGGGCATTTCGGCTTTCTTCACGCCTTGAGCCTGGTCGTGCTCTGGAGCGTGCCCGCGGCCATCCTCGCCATTCGTCGCGGCGACCGCGTCACGCACAGGAACAATCTGATCTCGGTCTACTGCGGAGGCATTCTGATCGCGGGCAGCTTTGCACTCATGCCCGGACGCTTGCTGCACGGCTGGCTCTTCGGGGGCTGAGCAGCGCACGCCATCTATAATTTGCGGCTCCACGCTTCGGCCGCTAGCCATGCGAATCTGCGTTTACTGTGCTTCCAGCTCCCGGGCGCCCGCTGAATACGGTGATGCGGCCGAGGCTTTCGGGCGACTGCTGGCCGAGGCCGGCCACACCGTGGTGTTCGGCGGTGGCGCGACCGGTTCCATGGGCCGGCTCGCCGACGGTGCGCATGCCGCCGGCGGCGATACGGTCGGCGTCATGCCCGACTTCATGCAGGCGCTGGAGCTGGCGCATCCCAAGGTGGTGCGCTTTACCTGGACGCGCGACATGGCCGAGCGCAAGGCGCTGCTGCTGAAGGACAGCGATGCCGTCGTCGCCCTGCCCGGCGGCTGCGGCACCTTCGAGGAACTGCTGGAGGCCATCACGCTCAAGCGCCTCGGCCTGCACAGCAATCCCATCGTCGTGGTGAACCAGCGGGGCTACTACGATCCGCTGCTGGCTCAGTTCGAGCGCGCCATCGATGATGACTTCATGCAGCCGGTGCATCGGGCGCTCTTCGCGGTGGTCGCGGATGTCCGCGAGGTGCTGGATGCCATCACCGAGGCCTGCGAAGCACCGTAGCGCTGCAGGCTAGCAGCGCCCCTTCTTGGCCTGCCCCGGTGGGCAGAAGCCGCGCCCATGCGGGTGCCGATGGTCATCGCGCGCGCGGTAACGGCGATCATCGTAGCTGCGGTCGTGACGGTCGTGACGGTCGTGACGGTCGTGACGGCGGTCGCGGTCGGTCGCCACGGCTGCGCCACCGGCTCCGCCGAGGGCGCCGCCCAGAATGGCGCCGTTGCGGCCGCCGGTCTCGTAGCCGATAACCGCACCCAGCGCGCCGCCCAGGCCCGCGCCGATGGCGGCATCGGTGCGGTCGTCGGCTGCTGCCGGCAGCGTGGCGGCGGCGAGCAGCAGGGCCAGGGAAAAGCTGCGAATCTTCTGCATGGTTGTTCTCCGGTGACGGGAATGCCTGAAAGCATCCTCGTCGGGTCGGCATGAGCTACACCTGAACACTGGTGGCCGTGATGAAGAGCGTGGCACTGACGATCGTGTTGCTGACCCTGAGCAATGTCTTCATGACCTTTGCCTGGTATGCGCATCTCAAGACCCTCAACCACAAGCCCTGGATCGCCGCGGCGCTGATCAGCTGGGGCATCGCGCTCTTCGAGTACCTGCTGCAGGTGCCCGCGAATCGCATCGGTTACACGGTGCTG of Algiphilus aromaticivorans DG1253 contains these proteins:
- a CDS encoding DMT family protein, with protein sequence MKSVALTIVLLTLSNVFMTFAWYAHLKTLNHKPWIAAALISWGIALFEYLLQVPANRIGYTVLSLGQLKILQEVITLSVFVPFAVYYMREPLKLDYLWAGLCVFGAVFFIFRSQLTQG
- a CDS encoding LOG family protein, yielding MRICVYCASSSRAPAEYGDAAEAFGRLLAEAGHTVVFGGGATGSMGRLADGAHAAGGDTVGVMPDFMQALELAHPKVVRFTWTRDMAERKALLLKDSDAVVALPGGCGTFEELLEAITLKRLGLHSNPIVVVNQRGYYDPLLAQFERAIDDDFMQPVHRALFAVVADVREVLDAITEACEAP
- a CDS encoding DUF2306 domain-containing protein → MSYLHLAYLHLLTVLPAFLIGTLVLLTRKGTRRHRYLGRVFAALMVLTAAITLFMPSAVGPALWGHFGFLHALSLVVLWSVPAAILAIRRGDRVTHRNNLISVYCGGILIAGSFALMPGRLLHGWLFGG
- a CDS encoding GGDEF domain-containing protein, which gives rise to MPQSVPHRLKAWLFPPLPDEARSAFAQDQRQIARRILMAAAALTLLMLPLLQVLEQATMNTLTELWWQRLMIRAPLLLMATAALALYAWRPEGRWPRPFALLFGAALVMGGMAILVLHVAAGCPDIHYIVHSLTMAFPAVALLATRGLRDLLLIYVLPLLGVVLLWWWLGLWRSGEMNVLIYPLLSMVVGAVLADMLHRANRQAFAARQKLEHSATTDALTELPNRRAADALLAVEHARSLRSGTGYAAIMADLDHFKRVNDTHGHDVGDEILTAVAERLRAAVRTGDHVARWGGEEFLVLLPEIGATGAREVAEKLRASVAEAPFMTSAGALSITISLGIALCEGEPDAAALVQRADTALYRAKQEGRDCVVLAESPT
- a CDS encoding glycine zipper domain-containing protein, with the protein product MQKIRSFSLALLLAAATLPAAADDRTDAAIGAGLGGALGAVIGYETGGRNGAILGGALGGAGGAAVATDRDRRHDRHDRHDRHDRSYDDRRYRARDDHRHPHGRGFCPPGQAKKGRC
- a CDS encoding Ig-like domain-containing protein, coding for MRSSWAVLAALCVLPAAQAAVITVQSNDPPGEGFNDPTAFTPEGGNNAKTIGEARRNVFRAAAEQWGAILDSSVEIVVDASFAPAPDDQCSVNEGTLGAAGPAKFFARFRGAPRTDTFYPVALANALAGQDLDPVVPDIGASFNGAVDTDPDCLRGLRFYYGFDHAGGRGTIDFYNVVMHELAHGLGFSTLIADNGENSATPDFYVLDRLIFDNSQGRFWEAMSDTQRAASVTNERNVVNVGDFVRGGAVSQGLDSGNGADAAGRPLIYSPNSFDVGSSIAHWDTEAEPSLLMEPFATADVRAKTGVDMTSCLLQDLGWQLQGGVGCPDWHAADTPPEIAPIPDQTLKTGGTSDPILLQVTDNSRVTPDASLALQAFSDNQAAVPDSGIGFSGSGGQRELTLEAGSEVGNATVTVIVSDGTFTARERFAVAVTADGGNRPPVARTDVLKTLSTQTVTGNVLADNGNGADSDPDGDVLRVSAVDGSADKVGVAFTTEGGAELRIDADGGFRYTPGGELAELQPSRQAAEAVDYTITDDRGGFGTDAVNFVVTGDPGTDRHGDDPESATRIVLDEALRQIDGAINTRGDRDYFVFSLGDPADVLLRTTGDTDTVGTLHDAGGEVLAESDDVLRDGETDENFRIARGLPAGSYTLEIGGFDDRATGNYLLEASASPEPASDAGDAEDPGDGAAAGESGGSSGGGFAWLLLVPLGLAAALRRFNTGSESA